The proteins below are encoded in one region of Pseudonocardia sp. DSM 110487:
- a CDS encoding pyridoxal phosphate-dependent aminotransferase, translating into MTVTRLRHIPGIGVDAVGNAADATADPALLRLENLDTDLRPPGVALTATRAAIDDDAANSYLPFEGHRPLRAAAAARVGRLAGRSYDPDTECVGVAGGLNGVLNALLATVEPGDEVVLVDPIYAGLVNRVRLAGGVPRFVPARAGAAGWSVDPERLAAAVGPATAAVLLMSPAMPTGLVLDESHWSALAAACDRHDAWLIYDAAMESIRFDGRPPSHPASHDGLAERTITVGSASKELRMIGWRVGWVVGPAAVLADIRLVGLTNVVCQVGLAQAAVAAALSDPGVDDDIAAATAEWHRRCTTVLRELAGYPVIAPHGGWSLLLDTAPLGLSAADLSHRLFHRAKVAATPMDGWGPSGSRYLRIVFANEPVDRLDGLAERFREAID; encoded by the coding sequence ATGACCGTGACCCGGCTGCGGCACATCCCCGGCATCGGCGTGGACGCCGTCGGCAACGCCGCCGACGCCACTGCCGACCCGGCGCTGTTGCGCCTGGAGAACCTCGACACCGACCTGCGGCCACCCGGCGTCGCGCTCACCGCCACCAGGGCCGCGATCGACGACGACGCCGCCAACAGCTACCTCCCGTTCGAAGGGCACCGGCCCCTGCGCGCCGCGGCCGCGGCTCGCGTGGGGCGGTTGGCCGGTCGCTCGTACGACCCCGACACCGAGTGCGTCGGCGTGGCGGGCGGCCTCAACGGGGTGCTCAACGCGCTGCTCGCGACGGTCGAGCCGGGCGACGAGGTCGTGCTGGTCGACCCGATCTACGCCGGGCTGGTCAACCGCGTCCGGCTCGCGGGCGGCGTCCCGCGCTTCGTACCGGCACGGGCCGGCGCCGCGGGCTGGAGCGTCGACCCCGAACGCCTCGCCGCCGCCGTCGGACCCGCCACCGCGGCGGTGCTGCTGATGAGCCCTGCCATGCCGACCGGCCTCGTCCTCGACGAGAGCCACTGGAGCGCCCTCGCCGCGGCGTGCGATCGTCACGACGCCTGGCTGATCTACGACGCGGCGATGGAGAGCATCCGGTTCGACGGGCGCCCGCCGAGCCACCCCGCGTCACACGACGGCCTGGCCGAGCGCACCATCACCGTGGGCTCCGCCTCGAAGGAGCTGCGGATGATCGGCTGGCGGGTCGGCTGGGTTGTGGGCCCGGCCGCCGTCCTCGCCGACATCCGCCTCGTCGGCCTGACCAACGTCGTGTGCCAGGTCGGGCTGGCACAGGCCGCGGTCGCCGCGGCGCTGAGCGACCCCGGCGTCGACGACGACATCGCCGCCGCCACCGCGGAGTGGCACCGACGCTGCACGACCGTGCTGCGCGAGCTCGCCGGCTACCCCGTGATCGCACCGCACGGCGGCTGGTCGCTGCTCCTCGACACCGCCCCGCTCGGGCTGTCCGCCGCAGACCTGTCCCACCGCCTGTTCCACCGCGCCAAGGTCGCGGCCACTCCCATGGACGGGTGGGGCCCCAGCGGGAGCCGGTACCTGCGGATCGTGTTCGCCAACGAACCCGTCGACCGCCTGGACGGCCTCGCCGAACGCTTCCGCGAAGCGATCGACTGA
- a CDS encoding class I SAM-dependent methyltransferase, with product MAASTPPAWTTGTAPNSFAALPAGRLGTFGGQLMRLLNRAQQREIALLLGPLSGKDVLEVGHGPGVLLGMLSRTARHVTGVDPSQEMRALAIRAHAGAIAAGRLDVRAGDAGATGLPDASVDLVVGVNNVAIWPDLDAGVAELYRVLRPGGRLVLSWHGGERPSRPTRALVLPEERLQRIEDAMRARFPDVRRTLTHRCTVFDARTAP from the coding sequence ATGGCTGCATCGACACCTCCGGCATGGACAACCGGCACGGCGCCGAACTCCTTCGCCGCGTTGCCCGCCGGGCGCCTCGGGACGTTCGGCGGGCAGCTCATGCGACTGCTCAACCGGGCCCAGCAGCGCGAGATCGCGCTGCTCCTCGGGCCGCTCTCCGGTAAGGACGTCCTCGAGGTCGGCCACGGGCCCGGCGTCCTGCTGGGGATGCTCAGCAGGACGGCCCGGCACGTCACCGGCGTGGATCCGTCACAGGAGATGCGGGCGCTCGCGATCCGCGCGCACGCCGGCGCGATCGCGGCGGGGCGGCTCGACGTGCGCGCCGGCGACGCGGGCGCGACCGGGCTGCCCGACGCCTCCGTCGACCTCGTCGTGGGCGTCAACAACGTCGCGATCTGGCCCGATCTGGACGCAGGCGTGGCCGAGCTGTACCGCGTCCTGCGGCCCGGCGGGCGGCTCGTGCTGAGCTGGCACGGCGGGGAGCGGCCGTCCCGCCCGACCCGCGCGCTCGTGCTGCCCGAGGAGCGCCTGCAGCGCATCGAGGACGCCATGCGCGCTCGCTTCCCCGACGTCCGCCGCACCCTCACGCACCGGTGCACGGTGTTCGACGCCCGCACCGCCCCGTGA
- the rfbC gene encoding dTDP-4-dehydrorhamnose 3,5-epimerase, with protein sequence MQIHTTPLPGSALVDLKLLEDDRGFFARAFCRQEFIDAGLEPLVEQANISFNHKAGTLRGFHYQLEPNAETKFIRCYRGAIWDVIVDLRPESPTYLKWFGAELTEDNRTAMYVPRNFAHAYITLTDKAEVMYQVSTAYTPGAERGLRWDDPAIGVEWPIPPAVISEKDAAWPLLSEVSVEAR encoded by the coding sequence ATGCAGATCCACACCACCCCGCTCCCCGGCTCGGCGCTGGTCGACCTGAAGCTCCTGGAGGACGACCGCGGCTTCTTCGCCCGGGCCTTCTGCCGGCAGGAGTTCATCGACGCGGGCCTCGAACCGCTGGTCGAGCAGGCCAACATCTCGTTCAACCACAAGGCGGGCACGCTGCGCGGGTTCCACTACCAGCTGGAGCCGAACGCGGAGACCAAGTTCATCCGCTGCTACCGGGGCGCGATCTGGGACGTGATCGTCGACCTGCGCCCCGAGTCGCCGACCTACCTGAAGTGGTTCGGCGCCGAGCTCACCGAGGACAACCGCACCGCGATGTACGTGCCGCGCAACTTCGCGCACGCCTACATCACGCTCACCGACAAGGCCGAGGTCATGTACCAGGTGAGCACCGCTTACACCCCGGGCGCCGAGCGCGGCCTGCGCTGGGATGACCCGGCGATCGGCGTCGAGTGGCCGATCCCGCCCGCGGTCATCTCGGAGAAGGACGCGGCGTGGCCGCTGCTGTCCGAGGTCTCGGTGGAGGCCCGCTGA
- a CDS encoding NAD(P)H-dependent oxidoreductase, whose amino-acid sequence MLILDTALARREAEDRPIRVGMIGAGFMGRGLANQIVNSVPGMRLVAVANRTLANAERAYAEAGVEPVRVENADQLDAAIEKGTPAVLEDAFELLKAVHLDCIVDVTGAVEFGARVTVAAIERGLPVVTMNAELDGTVGPLLAHRAREAGVVLTGCDGDQPGVQGNLMRFVKGLGVTPLVAGNIKGLQDEYRTPTTQKAFAERWGQDPYMVTSFADGTKISFEQAIVANAFGLTVPKRGMNGWDHEGHVDELTDRYDVDQLREQGGIVDYVVKSKPGPGVFVLGTHDDPKQRHYLNLYKLGEGPLYSFYTPYHLCHFEVPNSVVRAVDFADAALAPPAGPHVDVVATAKQDIKAGHTLDGLGGYDTYGVAESTPVTRAESLLPMGVAEGCVLKRDVAKDEVLTYADVTLPPGRLVDQLREEQEKLFA is encoded by the coding sequence ATGCTGATCCTGGACACCGCGCTCGCCCGCCGCGAGGCCGAGGACCGCCCGATCCGCGTCGGCATGATCGGCGCCGGGTTCATGGGCCGCGGCCTGGCCAACCAGATCGTCAACTCGGTGCCGGGCATGCGGCTGGTCGCGGTCGCCAACCGCACCCTCGCCAACGCCGAGCGCGCCTACGCGGAGGCCGGCGTCGAGCCGGTGCGCGTGGAGAACGCCGACCAGCTCGACGCTGCCATCGAGAAGGGCACCCCCGCGGTGCTCGAGGACGCCTTCGAGCTGCTCAAGGCCGTGCACCTGGACTGCATCGTCGATGTCACCGGCGCCGTCGAGTTCGGTGCCCGCGTCACCGTCGCGGCCATCGAGCGCGGCCTGCCCGTCGTCACGATGAACGCCGAGCTGGACGGCACCGTCGGCCCGCTGCTGGCCCACCGAGCCCGCGAGGCAGGAGTGGTGCTCACCGGCTGCGACGGCGACCAGCCGGGCGTGCAGGGCAATCTGATGCGGTTCGTGAAGGGCCTCGGCGTCACCCCGCTGGTGGCCGGCAACATCAAGGGCCTGCAGGACGAGTACCGCACCCCCACGACGCAGAAGGCGTTCGCGGAGCGGTGGGGCCAGGACCCGTACATGGTCACGAGCTTCGCCGACGGCACGAAGATCTCCTTCGAGCAGGCGATCGTGGCCAACGCGTTCGGGCTCACCGTGCCCAAGCGCGGCATGAACGGCTGGGACCACGAGGGCCACGTCGACGAGCTCACCGACCGCTACGACGTGGACCAGCTGCGCGAGCAGGGCGGCATCGTCGACTACGTGGTGAAGTCGAAGCCCGGCCCAGGCGTGTTCGTGCTCGGCACGCACGACGACCCGAAGCAGCGGCACTACCTGAACCTGTACAAGCTGGGCGAGGGCCCGCTGTACAGCTTCTACACGCCCTACCACCTGTGCCACTTCGAGGTGCCGAACTCGGTGGTGCGCGCGGTGGACTTCGCCGACGCGGCCCTCGCGCCGCCCGCGGGCCCCCACGTGGACGTCGTCGCCACGGCCAAGCAGGACATCAAGGCCGGTCACACCCTCGACGGGCTGGGCGGCTACGACACCTACGGCGTGGCCGAGTCCACTCCGGTCACGCGCGCGGAGAGCCTCCTGCCGATGGGCGTGGCCGAGGGCTGCGTGCTCAAGCGGGACGTGGCGAAGGACGAGGTGCTGACCTACGCCGACGTGACGCTCCCGCCCGGGAGGCTGGTCGACCAGCTGCGCGAGGAGCAGGAGAAGCTCTTCGCCTGA
- a CDS encoding DoxX family protein, protein MIRTLPPSVRDAALLVARLLLGVVLIAHGWQKVVTNGLGGTAEAFARMGVPAAPISAGYAGIVELVGGALLLVGAATAVVGVLVVLDMLGAALLVHVGNGVMASDGGWELVGVIGAVALVLAAVGAGRYSVDHALAGRRAPAAV, encoded by the coding sequence GTGATCCGCACGCTTCCCCCGTCCGTCCGGGACGCCGCCCTGCTGGTGGCCCGGCTACTGCTCGGCGTCGTGCTCATCGCGCACGGCTGGCAGAAGGTCGTCACCAACGGTCTCGGTGGCACCGCCGAGGCGTTCGCCAGGATGGGTGTGCCGGCCGCTCCGATCTCCGCCGGATACGCCGGGATCGTCGAGCTCGTCGGAGGGGCGCTGCTCCTGGTCGGTGCGGCGACGGCCGTCGTCGGCGTCCTCGTCGTGCTGGACATGCTCGGCGCGGCGCTGCTCGTCCACGTCGGGAACGGCGTCATGGCCTCCGACGGCGGCTGGGAGCTCGTCGGCGTGATCGGCGCCGTGGCGCTGGTGCTCGCCGCTGTCGGCGCCGGCCGCTACAGCGTCGACCACGCCCTCGCCGGGCGGCGCGCTCCGGCAGCGGTCTGA
- a CDS encoding dihydrofolate reductase family protein produces the protein MTATYTFDVFSSLDGFGAAGGNWTGYWGKQGPELLDHRLGLYGEEQRMVFGANTYRAFAQMLASSTEESEVRDPWVTRMRSLPATVVSTTLEGSLDWPDATLVSGDAVDVVARLKEESEVPLRSHGSLSMNRALMAAGLVDRVQVTIFPVITGRTGLDPIFRGGADFDLELIESRTLDSHIQELIYRPTLHL, from the coding sequence ATGACCGCTACCTACACCTTCGACGTCTTCTCCAGCCTCGACGGCTTCGGTGCCGCAGGCGGCAACTGGACCGGCTACTGGGGCAAGCAAGGCCCCGAGCTCCTCGACCACCGCCTCGGCCTGTACGGCGAGGAGCAGCGGATGGTCTTCGGGGCCAACACGTACAGGGCGTTCGCGCAGATGCTGGCCTCGAGCACCGAGGAGTCCGAGGTGCGTGACCCATGGGTCACCCGGATGAGGAGCCTGCCGGCAACGGTGGTGTCGACCACGCTGGAAGGATCCCTCGACTGGCCGGACGCGACCCTCGTGAGCGGCGACGCCGTCGACGTCGTCGCCCGGCTCAAGGAGGAGTCCGAGGTGCCGTTGCGCTCGCACGGCAGCCTGTCGATGAACCGCGCGCTGATGGCCGCCGGTCTGGTCGACCGCGTCCAGGTGACGATCTTCCCAGTGATCACCGGCCGGACCGGGCTGGACCCGATCTTCCGGGGTGGCGCCGACTTCGACCTCGAGCTGATCGAGTCCCGGACCCTCGACAGCCACATCCAAGAGCTCATCTACCGGCCCACGCTGCACCTGTGA
- a CDS encoding RNA polymerase sigma factor yields the protein MDLDSVYRAEYGRCVATLTRLLGDIGLAEEAVQDAFAVAVQKWDEAPPPNPGGWIVTTARNRAIDRLRRESTREARHAQALLLHQPDEPEEVGPVRDDQLRMIFTCCHPALSPLAQIALTLRLLGGLEVAEIARAYLVPESTISQRIVRAKKKIRDAGIPYRVPDTADLPDRLTSVLAVLYLVFNEGYASTSGDLLRTDLCLEAVRLARALAELMPDEPEVIGLLALLLLTEARRPARVGPSGELVVLAEQDRSLWNRELIAEGHALVRRCLRRNRPGPYQLQAAINAVHTDGPTTDWTQVLALYDQLLQHVPTPIVVLNCAVAVAEVHGPALALAIVEELDLPGYHLLPATRADLLARLGRTADAVATYDEAITLAANDTERTFLEARRARLTPNT from the coding sequence ATGGACCTGGACAGCGTCTACCGGGCGGAGTACGGACGGTGCGTTGCGACGCTGACGCGCCTCCTCGGGGACATCGGGCTCGCCGAGGAGGCCGTCCAGGACGCATTCGCGGTGGCCGTCCAGAAATGGGACGAGGCGCCGCCGCCCAATCCCGGCGGGTGGATCGTGACCACCGCCCGCAACCGGGCGATCGACCGCCTGCGCCGGGAATCCACCCGGGAGGCCCGCCACGCGCAGGCGCTGCTGCTCCACCAACCCGATGAGCCGGAGGAGGTGGGACCGGTGCGCGACGACCAGCTCCGCATGATCTTCACCTGCTGCCACCCCGCGCTGTCGCCGCTCGCACAGATCGCGCTCACCCTGCGCCTGCTCGGCGGGCTGGAGGTGGCCGAGATCGCGCGGGCCTACCTGGTGCCGGAGTCGACCATCTCCCAGCGGATCGTCCGCGCGAAGAAGAAGATCCGGGACGCCGGCATCCCCTACCGGGTGCCCGACACCGCCGACCTCCCCGATCGGCTGACCTCGGTACTCGCCGTGCTCTACCTGGTCTTCAACGAGGGATACGCGTCCACGTCGGGGGACCTGCTGCGCACGGACCTGTGCCTGGAAGCCGTACGCCTGGCGAGGGCGCTCGCCGAGCTGATGCCCGACGAGCCGGAGGTGATCGGGCTACTGGCGCTACTCCTGCTCACCGAAGCCCGCCGGCCCGCGCGGGTGGGGCCATCGGGTGAGCTGGTGGTGCTCGCGGAGCAGGACCGGTCGCTGTGGAACCGGGAGCTGATCGCCGAGGGGCACGCGCTGGTACGGCGGTGCCTGCGCCGCAATCGGCCGGGGCCGTACCAGTTGCAGGCCGCGATCAACGCCGTGCACACGGACGGTCCGACGACCGACTGGACGCAGGTGCTGGCGCTCTACGACCAGCTGCTGCAGCACGTCCCGACCCCGATCGTGGTGCTCAACTGCGCGGTCGCGGTCGCCGAGGTGCACGGACCGGCGCTGGCGCTGGCCATCGTCGAGGAGCTGGACCTGCCGGGCTACCACCTGCTGCCCGCCACCCGCGCGGACCTGCTCGCCCGCCTCGGCCGTACCGCGGATGCCGTCGCCACCTACGACGAGGCAATCACCCTGGCCGCCAACGACACGGAACGAACCTTCCTGGAGGCGCGACGGGCGCGTCTGACCCCGAACACCTGA
- a CDS encoding YciI family protein has product MKQYLLAVQLDESAPPEPEEAVQAQMARTGQVTAEMEAAGVWVFAGGLQHSHASTVVRPSGGTTTMTDGPFAETKEQLGGFWVIRADDLDQALVWAEKCALACGQPIEVRPFDDGSRRR; this is encoded by the coding sequence GTGAAGCAGTACCTGCTCGCCGTCCAGCTCGACGAAAGCGCGCCGCCGGAGCCCGAAGAGGCGGTGCAGGCGCAGATGGCCCGGACGGGCCAGGTCACCGCCGAGATGGAGGCCGCCGGTGTGTGGGTGTTCGCCGGTGGTCTGCAGCACTCGCACGCCAGCACGGTGGTCCGCCCCTCTGGTGGCACGACCACGATGACCGACGGCCCGTTCGCCGAGACGAAGGAACAGCTCGGCGGGTTCTGGGTGATCCGGGCCGACGACCTCGACCAGGCGCTGGTCTGGGCCGAGAAGTGCGCGCTGGCCTGTGGACAGCCGATCGAGGTGCGCCCGTTCGACGACGGGTCGCGCCGGCGCTGA
- a CDS encoding DUF6069 family protein: protein MSTTFPATFTSAAAPTVGSLLLAGSAATVTAAVATALTAAAGEAVGISTAVSGTAIPASGFAVLTVIFSILGLAIAAALRRFARRPRTAWLRTTVALTVLSFVPDLLADATVATKILLMLTHVVAAAIVIPAVARRLSA, encoded by the coding sequence GTGTCCACCACCTTTCCCGCCACCTTCACCTCCGCCGCCGCCCCGACCGTCGGCTCGCTGCTGCTGGCCGGCTCGGCCGCCACCGTCACCGCCGCGGTCGCCACCGCGCTGACGGCCGCCGCAGGCGAGGCTGTCGGCATCAGCACGGCCGTTTCCGGCACGGCGATCCCGGCCTCCGGGTTCGCCGTCCTGACGGTGATCTTCTCCATCCTCGGTCTGGCCATCGCCGCGGCGCTGCGCCGGTTCGCCCGCCGGCCGCGCACCGCGTGGCTGCGCACCACCGTCGCACTCACCGTGCTGTCCTTCGTGCCCGACCTGCTCGCCGACGCCACCGTCGCCACCAAGATCCTGCTGATGCTGACCCACGTCGTGGCGGCCGCGATCGTGATCCCCGCCGTCGCCCGGCGCCTGTCCGCCTGA
- a CDS encoding TetR/AcrR family transcriptional regulator, protein MPRDDTAGRTDGSAAVRRSLQLMWGGAPEPTRGPKPGLSVAAIVRAAIDLADAEGLVALSMRRIAGALGVGAMSLYRYVPGKSELVDLMVDEVYSEDLASAETVEGGWRERLEACGRQEWALYLRHPWMLQIAQGRPMLGPNSMRSTDIALRAIDDIGLTEEEMLGAVVVLSSFVAGLAKTTIEAMQAADRTGISDEEWWEIQSEYVGPAVVAGELPMLTKVGEAGAFNSMFDHFEFGLQRVLDGLGVLIEHRRPIEG, encoded by the coding sequence ATGCCACGAGACGATACCGCTGGTCGGACCGACGGCAGTGCGGCCGTCCGGCGCAGCCTGCAACTGATGTGGGGCGGCGCGCCCGAGCCGACTCGCGGGCCGAAGCCGGGCCTGTCCGTCGCGGCGATCGTGCGGGCGGCGATCGACCTGGCCGACGCCGAAGGGCTCGTCGCGCTGTCCATGAGACGCATCGCGGGCGCGCTCGGGGTAGGCGCCATGTCGCTCTACCGGTACGTCCCGGGCAAGTCCGAGCTCGTGGACCTGATGGTCGACGAGGTCTACAGCGAGGACCTCGCCTCCGCCGAGACCGTCGAGGGTGGCTGGCGGGAGCGGCTGGAGGCGTGCGGGCGCCAGGAGTGGGCGCTCTACCTGCGCCATCCCTGGATGCTCCAGATCGCCCAGGGGCGCCCCATGCTCGGGCCCAACTCGATGCGCTCCACCGACATCGCCCTCCGCGCGATCGACGACATCGGCCTCACCGAGGAGGAGATGCTCGGGGCCGTCGTGGTGCTCAGCTCGTTCGTGGCCGGGCTCGCGAAGACCACGATCGAGGCGATGCAGGCGGCCGACCGCACCGGCATCAGCGACGAGGAGTGGTGGGAGATCCAGTCCGAGTACGTCGGGCCAGCCGTGGTGGCGGGTGAGCTGCCGATGCTCACGAAGGTCGGCGAGGCGGGCGCCTTCAACTCGATGTTCGACCACTTCGAGTTCGGGCTCCAGCGTGTGCTGGACGGACTGGGTGTCCTGATCGAGCACCGGCGGCCCATCGAGGGCTGA
- a CDS encoding LysR family transcriptional regulator — protein sequence MRYDLDDLRLFLHIVAEGSITAGARRMHLSLPSASARVRSLEHHAGVALLVRGRRGVRPTPAGTTLARHARDVLAHAARLEGAVTSYSRRPAAPLTLLAGGSAMYRLVPQALVTFLREHPDADVDVHESRTPNTLRMLADGAADLGVVIDNEAGDSDVRIELLGDDSLVVIGQAGGILAGRTSLAYREVAEHPLVGLDGDSSLRRWIEKNLGPHAPAARYRTTVADINVLVALAAAGVGLAIAPRRAVEGDQRLDVCELQDPWSRRHHLLAWGATDRMPAASALAEHLRVAAAAAG from the coding sequence GTGCGTTACGACCTGGACGACCTGCGGCTCTTCCTCCACATCGTGGCCGAGGGGTCGATCACGGCCGGTGCGCGGCGGATGCACCTCAGCCTGCCTTCGGCGAGCGCGCGGGTCCGGTCCCTCGAACACCACGCCGGGGTGGCGCTGCTCGTCCGGGGGCGGCGTGGGGTGCGGCCGACGCCGGCCGGCACGACGCTGGCGCGCCACGCGCGCGACGTCCTCGCCCACGCCGCGCGCCTCGAGGGGGCCGTCACCAGCTACAGCCGGCGCCCCGCCGCCCCGCTGACGCTGCTGGCCGGCGGGTCCGCGATGTACCGGCTCGTACCGCAGGCGTTGGTCACCTTCCTGCGCGAGCACCCGGACGCCGACGTCGACGTCCACGAGAGCCGGACCCCGAACACCCTGCGGATGCTGGCCGACGGTGCTGCCGACCTGGGGGTGGTGATCGACAACGAGGCGGGCGACAGCGATGTCCGCATCGAGCTCCTCGGCGACGACTCCCTCGTCGTGATCGGCCAGGCGGGCGGGATCCTCGCGGGACGGACCTCGCTGGCCTATCGGGAGGTGGCCGAGCACCCGCTGGTGGGGCTGGACGGGGACTCGTCGTTGCGGCGCTGGATCGAGAAGAATCTCGGCCCGCACGCCCCCGCGGCGCGCTACCGCACCACCGTCGCCGACATCAACGTCCTCGTCGCCCTCGCGGCCGCGGGCGTCGGGCTGGCCATCGCGCCGCGCCGGGCGGTCGAGGGCGACCAGCGGCTGGACGTGTGCGAGCTGCAGGACCCGTGGTCACGAAGGCACCACCTGCTGGCCTGGGGCGCGACGGACCGGATGCCCGCGGCGTCGGCGCTCGCCGAGCACCTGCGGGTCGCGGCGGCCGCAGCAGGGTAA
- a CDS encoding sulfite exporter TauE/SafE family protein, translated as MLLVLLAGFAAGALNAVGGGGTFVALPALVAAGLPPVTANAASTVALVPGSLASAWVYRPDVRPVGSTSTWALTAASMGGGLIGAILLLALPSASFDAAVPWLLAFATAVLAFGRRALSAMSTALGRPIGMGSRAVLAWQFVLSVYGGYFGGAVGILMLAVWTIGVGLDPAASNPTRVTQVAAVYVAATTLFLFASDVLLAPLLPAGMLVGALAGGVAGAFVARRMPARLLRAIVLGTAATMTVLYFLRG; from the coding sequence ATGCTGCTCGTGCTGCTGGCGGGCTTCGCCGCCGGTGCCCTGAACGCGGTCGGCGGGGGCGGCACGTTCGTGGCCCTGCCCGCCCTTGTCGCCGCCGGGCTGCCTCCCGTCACGGCCAACGCCGCGTCGACCGTTGCGCTCGTGCCCGGGTCGCTGGCGAGCGCGTGGGTGTACCGCCCGGACGTCCGCCCCGTCGGCTCGACGTCCACGTGGGCGCTGACGGCGGCCAGCATGGGTGGCGGCCTGATCGGGGCCATCCTGCTGCTCGCGCTGCCCTCGGCGTCGTTCGACGCCGCGGTGCCGTGGCTCCTCGCGTTCGCCACCGCGGTGCTGGCGTTCGGGCGCAGGGCCCTCAGCGCCATGAGCACCGCACTGGGCCGCCCGATCGGCATGGGCTCCCGGGCCGTCCTCGCCTGGCAGTTCGTCCTCTCGGTGTACGGCGGGTACTTCGGCGGCGCGGTCGGCATCCTCATGCTCGCCGTGTGGACCATCGGCGTCGGCCTCGATCCGGCGGCGAGCAACCCGACGCGGGTCACCCAGGTCGCGGCCGTCTACGTCGCCGCGACGACGCTGTTCCTGTTCGCCTCCGACGTGCTGCTGGCGCCGCTGCTCCCGGCAGGCATGCTGGTCGGCGCGCTGGCCGGTGGGGTCGCGGGCGCCTTCGTGGCGCGTCGCATGCCGGCCCGGCTGCTGCGCGCGATCGTGCTGGGGACCGCCGCGACGATGACCGTCCTCTACTTCCTGCGCGGGTAG
- a CDS encoding GNAT family N-acetyltransferase codes for MLRLAGARLLDDRDRAGVRAVLDDDPVAACMVAARVEVAGLDPWRLGGELWAVGPRFDGLCFSGANLVPLRGDRSALRSFAERARRHGRTCSSLVGRAELVLPLWDDLAPHWAPAREVRADQPLMVLAGSPTVEADPYVRPVHPAELDRYLPAAVAMFTEEVGIDPRLGDGGVGYRSRVAELVSAGRAFARFENGEVVFKAEIGAISGQVGQIQGVWVHPDRRGHGLGTAGTAAVAARLTAMGRVSSLYVNGFNHVARAAYSRIGFTQIGSFATILF; via the coding sequence GTGCTTCGTCTCGCCGGAGCGCGGCTCCTCGACGACCGGGACCGCGCGGGTGTGCGCGCGGTCCTGGACGACGATCCGGTGGCCGCCTGCATGGTCGCCGCTCGTGTCGAGGTGGCAGGGCTCGACCCCTGGCGGCTCGGGGGTGAGCTGTGGGCCGTCGGGCCGCGGTTCGACGGCCTCTGCTTCTCCGGCGCCAACCTCGTGCCGCTGCGTGGCGACCGCTCCGCGCTGCGCAGCTTCGCCGAGCGCGCCCGCCGTCACGGGCGCACCTGCTCGTCCCTCGTGGGCCGCGCCGAGCTGGTGCTACCGCTGTGGGACGACCTCGCGCCGCACTGGGCGCCCGCTCGAGAGGTGCGGGCCGACCAGCCGCTGATGGTGCTCGCCGGCTCGCCCACCGTTGAGGCCGACCCGTACGTGCGGCCGGTGCACCCCGCGGAGCTGGACCGCTACCTGCCGGCCGCCGTCGCGATGTTCACCGAGGAGGTCGGCATCGACCCGCGGCTCGGCGACGGTGGGGTCGGCTACCGGTCCCGGGTGGCGGAGCTGGTGTCGGCCGGGCGGGCGTTCGCCCGATTCGAGAACGGCGAGGTCGTGTTCAAGGCCGAGATCGGGGCGATCTCCGGGCAGGTCGGGCAGATCCAGGGCGTGTGGGTGCACCCCGACCGGCGCGGCCACGGGCTGGGCACGGCGGGCACGGCCGCCGTCGCCGCGCGCCTCACGGCCATGGGTCGCGTGTCGAGCCTCTACGTCAACGGGTTCAACCACGTGGCACGGGCCGCGTACTCGCGCATCGGGTTCACCCAGATCGGCAGCTTCGCCACCATCCTGTTCTGA